In the Sus scrofa isolate TJ Tabasco breed Duroc chromosome 6, Sscrofa11.1, whole genome shotgun sequence genome, one interval contains:
- the LOC100522080 gene encoding uncharacterized protein LOC100522080 isoform X1, whose product MENRRVQESPRGSLPSCRVPAGGACGITMLPLSTIRSQEPEEVRTKPPERRALPSEKPKVRRRPRKSSRKKARMSARRVPVCPLPSVCFTFYLETDDSDSEPKSSPETPKPSTRCASPPKAAAEYQEIQAWECPLCCLSIFCLS is encoded by the exons ATGGAGAATCGGAGGGTGCAGGAGTCTCCGAGGGGGTCACTGCCTTCCTGCAGGGTCCCTGCAG GGGGTGCCTGTGGCATCACGATGCTGCCTCTCAGCACCATCCGGAGCCAGGAACCGGAGGAGGTGAGGACCAAGCCGCCGGAGAGAAGAG cGCTGCCTTCTGAGAAACCTAAGGTTCGTCGTCGCCCAAGGAAGTCCTCCAGGAAGAAGGCGAGAATGTCAGCCAGACGGGTGCCGGTTTGTCCCCTG CCAAGTGTTTGCTTCACCTTTTACTTGGAAACGGATGACTCTGACTCTGAACCGAAGTCTTCTCCTGAAACTCCGAAACCTAGCACAAGATGCGCCTCCCCTCCGAAGGCTGCTGCAGAGTACCAGGAAATCCAGGCGTGGGAATGTCCCCTGTGCTGCCTCAGCATTTTCTGCCTTTCCTAA
- the LOC100522080 gene encoding uncharacterized protein LOC100522080 isoform X2 produces MLPLSTIRSQEPEEVRTKPPERRALPSEKPKVRRRPRKSSRKKARMSARRVPVCPLPSVCFTFYLETDDSDSEPKSSPETPKPSTRCASPPKAAAEYQEIQAWECPLCCLSIFCLS; encoded by the exons ATGCTGCCTCTCAGCACCATCCGGAGCCAGGAACCGGAGGAGGTGAGGACCAAGCCGCCGGAGAGAAGAG cGCTGCCTTCTGAGAAACCTAAGGTTCGTCGTCGCCCAAGGAAGTCCTCCAGGAAGAAGGCGAGAATGTCAGCCAGACGGGTGCCGGTTTGTCCCCTG CCAAGTGTTTGCTTCACCTTTTACTTGGAAACGGATGACTCTGACTCTGAACCGAAGTCTTCTCCTGAAACTCCGAAACCTAGCACAAGATGCGCCTCCCCTCCGAAGGCTGCTGCAGAGTACCAGGAAATCCAGGCGTGGGAATGTCCCCTGTGCTGCCTCAGCATTTTCTGCCTTTCCTAA
- the LOC100522375 gene encoding uncharacterized protein LOC100522375 isoform X1 → MQCRSFLSLSTAARGSAKDRALRKSGRSCAPRRNPGKACRVMMLPLSTIEGKDIPTEEVKTKPPEKGALPSEKPDEPPNNSSKKEGRMSVKLLPICPVPTVCFAYYLETDDSDSDPQSPPETWKPGSDGASPSKPGEEYQEVQTWECPLCCLSILCLS, encoded by the exons ATGCAGTGCCGTTCATTCCTGAGTTTGTCCACAGCGGCCCGGGGCAGCGCCAAGGACAGGGCCCTGAGGAAGTCCGGCCGCTCCTGTGCTCCCAGACGGAACCCAG GGAAGGCCTGTCGTGTCATGATGCTGCCTCTCAGCACCATCGAGGGCAAGGACATCCCCACCGAGGAGGTGAAGACCAAGCCGCCTGAGAAAGGAG CCCTGCCTTCTGAGAAGCCGGATGAGCCGCCGAACAACTCCTCcaaaaaggagggaaggatgtCAGTCAAACTCCTGCCGATCTGCCCTGTG CCAACTGTTTGCTTCGCCTATTACTTGGAAACGGATGACTCTGACTCTGATCCGCAGTCTCCTCCTGAAACTTGGAAACCTGGTTCAGATGGCGCCTCCCCTTCGAAGCCTGGTGAGGAGTATCAGGAAGTCCAGACGTGGGAATGTCCCCTGTGCTGCCTCAGCATCCTCTGCCTTTCCTAA
- the LOC100522375 gene encoding uncharacterized protein LOC100522375 isoform X2, whose amino-acid sequence MMLPLSTIEGKDIPTEEVKTKPPEKGALPSEKPDEPPNNSSKKEGRMSVKLLPICPVPTVCFAYYLETDDSDSDPQSPPETWKPGSDGASPSKPGEEYQEVQTWECPLCCLSILCLS is encoded by the exons ATGATGCTGCCTCTCAGCACCATCGAGGGCAAGGACATCCCCACCGAGGAGGTGAAGACCAAGCCGCCTGAGAAAGGAG CCCTGCCTTCTGAGAAGCCGGATGAGCCGCCGAACAACTCCTCcaaaaaggagggaaggatgtCAGTCAAACTCCTGCCGATCTGCCCTGTG CCAACTGTTTGCTTCGCCTATTACTTGGAAACGGATGACTCTGACTCTGATCCGCAGTCTCCTCCTGAAACTTGGAAACCTGGTTCAGATGGCGCCTCCCCTTCGAAGCCTGGTGAGGAGTATCAGGAAGTCCAGACGTGGGAATGTCCCCTGTGCTGCCTCAGCATCCTCTGCCTTTCCTAA
- the LOC100522375 gene encoding uncharacterized protein LOC100522375 isoform X3 yields MQCRSFLSLSTAARGSAKDRALRKSGRSCAPRRNPGKACRVMMLPLSTIEGKDIPTEEVKTKPPEKGALPSEKPDEPPNNSSKKEGRMSVKLLPICPVQCQGGL; encoded by the exons ATGCAGTGCCGTTCATTCCTGAGTTTGTCCACAGCGGCCCGGGGCAGCGCCAAGGACAGGGCCCTGAGGAAGTCCGGCCGCTCCTGTGCTCCCAGACGGAACCCAG GGAAGGCCTGTCGTGTCATGATGCTGCCTCTCAGCACCATCGAGGGCAAGGACATCCCCACCGAGGAGGTGAAGACCAAGCCGCCTGAGAAAGGAG CCCTGCCTTCTGAGAAGCCGGATGAGCCGCCGAACAACTCCTCcaaaaaggagggaaggatgtCAGTCAAACTCCTGCCGATCTGCCCTGTG cagtgccagggaggactctaa